One Nicotiana tomentosiformis chromosome 4, ASM39032v3, whole genome shotgun sequence genomic window carries:
- the LOC104095794 gene encoding zeatin O-glucosyltransferase-like: MDSSNENLANHEIAIVLVPFPAQSHLNQLLQLACIFASSYKLPVYYVGSATHNLQARVRANALNPSDIAKIHFHDLPTPDFASPTPDPNALSKFPSQLFPSYDANSKLLRKPIASFLRDVSSKSRRVIVVHDVLMSYNVQDVSSLHNVESYIFNCVSVFFMYCSFICIPKGMPIPLEDELLEKLPSLEADAPEEINKLVAFQLEYRDIRSGDLYNSNKVLEGTFLDLMAKFASTQNKKQWAIGPILPTKLDLVSNKRNVCLDWLDNQLPRSVLYVSFGSSTTFSDKEIMELAMGLERSEQKFIWVLRDADRGDIFKGEDRRFELPEGFEERVKGVGLVVREWAPQLEILAHSSTGGFMSHCGWNSCIESITMGVPIVAWPIHSEQPINAFFVTEILKIGVLVREWEKREELVCASTIENVVSKFMASEEGDDFRKRAEELGAAVRQSREKGGSSQLELDSFIAHITR; this comes from the coding sequence ATGGATAGCAGCAATGAAAATCTTGCAAACCATGAAATAGCTATAGTCTTGGTTCCATTTCCAGCTCAAAGCCATCTCAATCAACTTCTCCAACTTGCCTGTATATTCGCTTCATCCTATAAACTTCCAGTATACTATGTTGGTTCAGCTACACATAATCTTCAAGCTCGGGTTCGAGCCAACGCCTTAAATCCTTCAGACATAGCCAAAATCCATTTCCATGATCTCCCAACTCCTGATTTTGCTTCCCCTACACCTGATCCTAATGCCTTGAGCAAATTCCCATCTCAACTTTTCCCATCCTATGATGCTAATTCTAAGCTTCTGCGCAAGCCTATTGCTTCTTTCCTTCGAGATGTTTCGTCTAAATCAAGACGAGTTATCGTTGTTCATGATGTTCTAATGTCATATAATGTTCAGGATGTTTCTTCTTTGCATAATGTAGAGTCCTATATATTTAACTGTGTTTCTGTTTTCTTTATGTATTGTAGTTTCATTTGCATACCTAAGGGAATGCCTATTCCACTTGAAGATGAATTACTTGAAAAGTTACCTTCACTTGAAGCAGATGCACCTGAAGAGATTAACAAGTTAGTAGCTTTTCAACTTGAGTATAGAGATATTAGATCTGGTGATTTATACAACTCAAACAAAGTACTTGAAGGTACTTTTCTTGATTTGATGGCAAAATTTGCTAGTACACAAAACAAGAAGCAATGGGCAATCGGACCGATTCTACCTACTAAACTAGATCTTGTATCAAATAAGAGAAACGTATGTTTAGATTGGCTTGACAACCAACTTCCAAGATCAGTTCTTTATGTATCTTTTGGATCGTCGACTACATTTTCTGATAAGGAAATCATGGAGCTCGCGATGGGATTAGAGCGAAGTGAACAAAAGTTTATATGGGTGTTGAGAGATGCCGATAGAGGAGATATATTTAAAGGGGAAGATAGAAGATTTGAGTTACCAGAAGGGTTTGAAGAAAGAGTAAAAGGGGTCGGGTTAGTTGTTAGAGAATGGGCGCCACAACTAGAAATCTTGGCTCATTCATCGACAGGTGGATTCATGAGTCATTGTGGTTGGAATTCTTGCATAGAGAGTATTACTATGGGAGTGCCAATAGTTGCTTGGCCTATACATTCTGAGCAACCAATTAATGCCTTTTTTGTGACGGAAATACTGAAAATAGGCGTGCTTGTTAGGGAGTGGGAGAAACGCGAGGAGCTAGTGTGTGCATCCACCATTGAAAATGTTGTGAGTAAGTTCATGGCATCAGAAGAAGGCGATGATTTTAGAAAAAGGGCAGAAGAATTAGGAGCAGCAGTAAGGCAGTCCAGAGAGAAAGGGGGTTCTTCTCAACTGGAGTTGGATTCTTTCATTGCTCATATCACAAGATAG
- the LOC104095793 gene encoding nuclear pore complex protein NUP93A-like isoform X1, whose product MANDVDMSGWSELLHSSSKLLEQAAPSAQFPPLQRNLDQLEALTKKLKAKNLRTEAPSQSIAATRLLAREGINAEQLARDLKSFELKQTTFEDVFPAEATTVEEYLQQIHEMAMVSAVQEAQKDNLKNFNDYMMKVLENDWKKEKRDFLQSLSRISTLPRTNISESSPLGGRQGQIASLTYSPQISSGTASVESVPLANRPIVEKKAAAYGEVVKNLNSARERSFPFKPATAFKHALEGLGLNAYGGKSVGIQKIWHLMSALMGEDPAFQHNISKKMSLVIGARRHLEWGHEKYVMETIQAHPAQAALGGAVGNLQRIRAFLRIRLRDYGVLDFDAVDARRQPPVDTTWQQIYFCLRTGYYNEAKEIAQLSRMSHQFAPLLTEWISSGGMVSAETAAIASEECEKMLRLGDRAGRPMYDKKKLLLYTIISGSRRQIDRFVREFPTLFSTIEDFLWFKLSAVRESPVRSSVVLNEGLAPYTLDDLQAYLNKFEPSHYTKNGKDPLVYPYVLLLSIQLLPAVLYLSKDMGDEGYNVDAAHMAIVLADYGVLSEGTGLGQKSGAMDAFAEASSIIRQYGSFYLRHGDMVMALEYYVQAAAAVGGGQLSWSGRGNMDQQRQRSSMLKQLLTELLSRDGGIDILLGPRGTGEEGQLGRFLTDEKTRQQFLLDAARQYQDAGLYDKSIEIQKRVGAFSAALDTINKCLSDAICALARGRLDGDSRISGLILSGNEILDMFKYYPDISPQERENVLAQQIVLRQLEAVLSIHKLARLGNHLDAIKEVAKLPFLPLDPRTPDFATDVFKKLSHHVQVCVPDLLKVALHCLENVRDTDGSLRALRDKIANFLANNMNQNWPRDLYEKVARSL is encoded by the exons ATGGCGAACGATGTAGACATGAGTGGGTGGAGTGAGCTTCTACACTCTTCTTCGAAGCTTCTAGAACAAGCCGCTCCTTCTGCTCAGTTCCCTCCTCTTCAG AGGAATTTGGATCAATTGGAAGCATTAACGAAGAAATTGAAGGCTAAAAATCTAAGAACTGAAGCTCCTTCTCAATCTATTGCTGCGACCAG GCTACTAGCTCGTGAGGGCATCAACGCAGAGCAGCTTGCTCGTGATCTTAAGTCTTTTGAGTTAAAG CAGACGACATTTGAAGATGTTTTCCCTGCGGAGGCAACAACTGTTGAAGAGTATCTGCAACAG ATCCATGAAATGGCGATGGTCTCTGCTGTTCAAGAAGCTCAGAAGGATAACCTAAAAAATTTCAATGATTACATGATGAAAGTTCTGGAG AACGACTGGAAGAAGGAAAAAAGGGACTTCCTCCAGAGCCTAAGCCGAATTTCAACCTTACCTAGGACCAATATCAGTGAATCAAGCCCTTTAGGTGGTCGTCAGGGGCAAATAGCGTCTTTGACATATAGCCCTCAGATTTCGTCTGGTACAGCTAGCGTGGAGTCTGTACCATTAGCCAATAGGCCCATTGTTGAGAAAAAGGCTGCTGCATATGGAGAAGTTGTCAAGAATCTCAATAGTGCAAGAGAGCGTAGTTTTCCCTTCAAA cCTGCTACAGCTTTTAAGCATGCTCTTGAGGGTTTGGGTCTCAATGCATATGGTGGGAAGTCAGTTGGCATTCAGAAGATCTGGCATCTAATGTCG GCATTGATGGGTGAAGATCCAGCTTTCCAACATAATATTTCAAAGAAAATGTCCTTGGTAATTGGAGCTAGACGCCACCTAGAATGGGGTCACGAGAAGTATGTCATGGAAACAATTCAAGCTCATCCTGCTCAG GCCGCACTTGGTGGTGCTGTTGGTAATTTGCAGAGAATCCGCGCCTTTCTCAGG ATCCGTCTAAGGGACTATGGGGTCCTTGATTTTGATGCGGTTGATGCCCGTAGACAGCCTCCTGTTGATACCACCTGGCAGCAG ATATACTTTTGCTTGAGAACTGGCTACTACAATGAagcaaaagagattgcccaactATCTCGCATGTCCCACCAGTTTGCTCCTCTG CTGACAGAGTGGATTTCCAGTGGAGGCATGGTATCAGCAGAGACAGCAGCAATTGCTTCAGAAGAATGTGAGAAGATGTTAAGGTTGGGTGATCGAGCAGGTCGACCAATGTACGATAAGAAAAAGTTGCTACTCTACACCATAATATCTGGTTCCCGTAGGCAAATTGACAGATTTGTTCGAGAATTCCCTACACTTTTCTCTACTATAGAGGATTTCTTGTGGTTCAAATTATCTGCTGTACGTGAGAGTCCTGTCAGGTCTTCTGTTGTCCTAAATGAGGGGTTGGCACCTTACACTTTGGATGATTTGCAAGCTTACCTAAACAAGTTTGAGCCATCACACTACACTAAGAATGGAAAGGATCCTTTGGTTTATCCGTATGTTTTACTTTTAAGCATCCAGCTACTTCCAGCCGTCCTTTATTTGTCCAAGGATATGGGAGATGAAGGATATAATGTAGATGCTGCTCATATGGCTATTGTGTTGGCAGATTATGGAGTCCTCTCTGAAGGTACAGGGTTAGGGCAAAAATCTGGGGCCATGGATGCTTTTGCTGAAGCTTCTAGCATAATTAGGCAGTATGGATCATTTTACCTGCGTCATGGTGATATGGTAATGGCATTGGAATACTATGTGCAAGCAGCAGCAGCAGTTGGTGGTGGGCAGTTGTCATGGAGTGGACGTGGTAATATGGATCAGCAAAGGCAAAGGAGCTCAATGTTGAAGCAACTTCTTACAGAGCTTTTGTCGcgagatggtggtattgatattttACTTGGTCCAAGGGGTACTGGAGAAGAAGGTCAACTTGGAAGGTTTTTAACAGATGAAAAGACAAGACAACAGTTTCTGCTGGACGCTGCTCGGCAGTATCAGGATGCGGGGCTTTATGACAAG TCCATAGAGATTCAAAAGAGAGTGGGGGCATTTTCAGCTGCATTGGATACGATAAACAAGTGCCTTTCTGATGCAATATGTGCCTTGGCACGTGGAAGGTTGGATGGGGATAGCCGGATATCTGGGCTCATTCTTTCAGGAAATGAGATCCTGGATATGTTTAAATATTACCCCGACATCAG TCCCCAAGAGAGAGAGAATGTGTTGGCGCAACAAATTGTTCTAAGACAGCTGGAGGCTGTGCTATCTATTCATAAGCTTGCAAGACTTGGGAATCACTTGGATGCTATAAAGGAAGTGGCTAAGCTCCCATTCCTTCCTTTGGATCCAAGGACGCCAGATTTCGCCACAGATGTCTTTAAAAAATTGTCTCACCATGTCCAAGTTTGTGTACCAGACCTCCTAAAAGTTGCGCTTCATTGCCTGGAGAATGTTAGAGATACTGATGGGTCACTTCGTGCTTTAAGGGACAAG ATTGCAAACTTCCTCGCAAACAATATGAATCAGAATTGGCCTCGTGATCTGTATGAAAAGGTTGCTCGCAGTTTGTGA
- the LOC138909172 gene encoding zeatin O-glucosyltransferase-like: MGLERSKQKFIWVLRDADKGDIFTGEARRFELPEGFEERLKGVGLLVREWAPQPEILAHSSTSGFMSHCGWNSCIESITMGVPIAAWPMDCDQPKNGFLVTEILKIVATLNSYLRDRDDA; the protein is encoded by the coding sequence ATGGGATTAGAGCGAAGCAAACAAAAGTTCATATGGGTGTTGAGAGATGCCGATAAAGGAGATATCTTTACAGGAGAAGCTAGAAGATTTGAGTTGCCAGAAGGTTTTGAGGAAAGACTAAAAGGGGTAGGCTTATTAGTTAGAGAATGGGCACCACAACCAGAAATCTTGGCTCATTCGTCGACAAGTGGATTCATGAGTCATTGTGGTTGGAATTCTTGCATAGAGAGCATTACTATGGGAGTGCCAATAGCTGCTTGGCCAATGGATTGTGATCAACCAAAAAATGGTTTTCTGGTGACGGAAATATTGAAAATTGTCGCGACCCTAAATtcctaccttcgggaccgtgatgacgcctaa
- the LOC104095793 gene encoding nuclear pore complex protein NUP93A-like isoform X2: MANDVDMSGWSELLHSSSKLLEQAAPSAQFPPLQRNLDQLEALTKKLKAKNLRTEAPSQSIAATRLLAREGINAEQLARDLKSFELKTTFEDVFPAEATTVEEYLQQIHEMAMVSAVQEAQKDNLKNFNDYMMKVLENDWKKEKRDFLQSLSRISTLPRTNISESSPLGGRQGQIASLTYSPQISSGTASVESVPLANRPIVEKKAAAYGEVVKNLNSARERSFPFKPATAFKHALEGLGLNAYGGKSVGIQKIWHLMSALMGEDPAFQHNISKKMSLVIGARRHLEWGHEKYVMETIQAHPAQAALGGAVGNLQRIRAFLRIRLRDYGVLDFDAVDARRQPPVDTTWQQIYFCLRTGYYNEAKEIAQLSRMSHQFAPLLTEWISSGGMVSAETAAIASEECEKMLRLGDRAGRPMYDKKKLLLYTIISGSRRQIDRFVREFPTLFSTIEDFLWFKLSAVRESPVRSSVVLNEGLAPYTLDDLQAYLNKFEPSHYTKNGKDPLVYPYVLLLSIQLLPAVLYLSKDMGDEGYNVDAAHMAIVLADYGVLSEGTGLGQKSGAMDAFAEASSIIRQYGSFYLRHGDMVMALEYYVQAAAAVGGGQLSWSGRGNMDQQRQRSSMLKQLLTELLSRDGGIDILLGPRGTGEEGQLGRFLTDEKTRQQFLLDAARQYQDAGLYDKSIEIQKRVGAFSAALDTINKCLSDAICALARGRLDGDSRISGLILSGNEILDMFKYYPDISPQERENVLAQQIVLRQLEAVLSIHKLARLGNHLDAIKEVAKLPFLPLDPRTPDFATDVFKKLSHHVQVCVPDLLKVALHCLENVRDTDGSLRALRDKIANFLANNMNQNWPRDLYEKVARSL, from the exons ATGGCGAACGATGTAGACATGAGTGGGTGGAGTGAGCTTCTACACTCTTCTTCGAAGCTTCTAGAACAAGCCGCTCCTTCTGCTCAGTTCCCTCCTCTTCAG AGGAATTTGGATCAATTGGAAGCATTAACGAAGAAATTGAAGGCTAAAAATCTAAGAACTGAAGCTCCTTCTCAATCTATTGCTGCGACCAG GCTACTAGCTCGTGAGGGCATCAACGCAGAGCAGCTTGCTCGTGATCTTAAGTCTTTTGAGTTAAAG ACGACATTTGAAGATGTTTTCCCTGCGGAGGCAACAACTGTTGAAGAGTATCTGCAACAG ATCCATGAAATGGCGATGGTCTCTGCTGTTCAAGAAGCTCAGAAGGATAACCTAAAAAATTTCAATGATTACATGATGAAAGTTCTGGAG AACGACTGGAAGAAGGAAAAAAGGGACTTCCTCCAGAGCCTAAGCCGAATTTCAACCTTACCTAGGACCAATATCAGTGAATCAAGCCCTTTAGGTGGTCGTCAGGGGCAAATAGCGTCTTTGACATATAGCCCTCAGATTTCGTCTGGTACAGCTAGCGTGGAGTCTGTACCATTAGCCAATAGGCCCATTGTTGAGAAAAAGGCTGCTGCATATGGAGAAGTTGTCAAGAATCTCAATAGTGCAAGAGAGCGTAGTTTTCCCTTCAAA cCTGCTACAGCTTTTAAGCATGCTCTTGAGGGTTTGGGTCTCAATGCATATGGTGGGAAGTCAGTTGGCATTCAGAAGATCTGGCATCTAATGTCG GCATTGATGGGTGAAGATCCAGCTTTCCAACATAATATTTCAAAGAAAATGTCCTTGGTAATTGGAGCTAGACGCCACCTAGAATGGGGTCACGAGAAGTATGTCATGGAAACAATTCAAGCTCATCCTGCTCAG GCCGCACTTGGTGGTGCTGTTGGTAATTTGCAGAGAATCCGCGCCTTTCTCAGG ATCCGTCTAAGGGACTATGGGGTCCTTGATTTTGATGCGGTTGATGCCCGTAGACAGCCTCCTGTTGATACCACCTGGCAGCAG ATATACTTTTGCTTGAGAACTGGCTACTACAATGAagcaaaagagattgcccaactATCTCGCATGTCCCACCAGTTTGCTCCTCTG CTGACAGAGTGGATTTCCAGTGGAGGCATGGTATCAGCAGAGACAGCAGCAATTGCTTCAGAAGAATGTGAGAAGATGTTAAGGTTGGGTGATCGAGCAGGTCGACCAATGTACGATAAGAAAAAGTTGCTACTCTACACCATAATATCTGGTTCCCGTAGGCAAATTGACAGATTTGTTCGAGAATTCCCTACACTTTTCTCTACTATAGAGGATTTCTTGTGGTTCAAATTATCTGCTGTACGTGAGAGTCCTGTCAGGTCTTCTGTTGTCCTAAATGAGGGGTTGGCACCTTACACTTTGGATGATTTGCAAGCTTACCTAAACAAGTTTGAGCCATCACACTACACTAAGAATGGAAAGGATCCTTTGGTTTATCCGTATGTTTTACTTTTAAGCATCCAGCTACTTCCAGCCGTCCTTTATTTGTCCAAGGATATGGGAGATGAAGGATATAATGTAGATGCTGCTCATATGGCTATTGTGTTGGCAGATTATGGAGTCCTCTCTGAAGGTACAGGGTTAGGGCAAAAATCTGGGGCCATGGATGCTTTTGCTGAAGCTTCTAGCATAATTAGGCAGTATGGATCATTTTACCTGCGTCATGGTGATATGGTAATGGCATTGGAATACTATGTGCAAGCAGCAGCAGCAGTTGGTGGTGGGCAGTTGTCATGGAGTGGACGTGGTAATATGGATCAGCAAAGGCAAAGGAGCTCAATGTTGAAGCAACTTCTTACAGAGCTTTTGTCGcgagatggtggtattgatattttACTTGGTCCAAGGGGTACTGGAGAAGAAGGTCAACTTGGAAGGTTTTTAACAGATGAAAAGACAAGACAACAGTTTCTGCTGGACGCTGCTCGGCAGTATCAGGATGCGGGGCTTTATGACAAG TCCATAGAGATTCAAAAGAGAGTGGGGGCATTTTCAGCTGCATTGGATACGATAAACAAGTGCCTTTCTGATGCAATATGTGCCTTGGCACGTGGAAGGTTGGATGGGGATAGCCGGATATCTGGGCTCATTCTTTCAGGAAATGAGATCCTGGATATGTTTAAATATTACCCCGACATCAG TCCCCAAGAGAGAGAGAATGTGTTGGCGCAACAAATTGTTCTAAGACAGCTGGAGGCTGTGCTATCTATTCATAAGCTTGCAAGACTTGGGAATCACTTGGATGCTATAAAGGAAGTGGCTAAGCTCCCATTCCTTCCTTTGGATCCAAGGACGCCAGATTTCGCCACAGATGTCTTTAAAAAATTGTCTCACCATGTCCAAGTTTGTGTACCAGACCTCCTAAAAGTTGCGCTTCATTGCCTGGAGAATGTTAGAGATACTGATGGGTCACTTCGTGCTTTAAGGGACAAG ATTGCAAACTTCCTCGCAAACAATATGAATCAGAATTGGCCTCGTGATCTGTATGAAAAGGTTGCTCGCAGTTTGTGA